The Acinetobacter defluvii genome includes a region encoding these proteins:
- a CDS encoding glutathione binding-like protein, which translates to MQIQIYHLQNSRSQRIVWLCEELKLDYELITFTEYKQEQEMQTHPHAFKKFPTVAFRKNEQDNFSILTEISAITDFLCHVHNKLNVNICTDLEEIKYFYYWKNFADASFMPNLALKQIFAQIVQYTPFPVRLIAKFFKYAFDQNYLNAALQQQMQLINQHLQQHTWMAGAQFSNADILMWFPLSACQQLSNGFQSFEAINTYLTRIESRPAFQTACLKGQWSTSVFKNYWSKAN; encoded by the coding sequence ATGCAAATACAAATATATCATCTGCAAAACTCTCGCTCACAACGTATTGTATGGCTATGTGAAGAGCTTAAGCTAGATTATGAGTTAATTACTTTTACTGAGTACAAACAAGAGCAAGAAATGCAAACTCATCCTCATGCTTTTAAGAAATTTCCAACTGTAGCATTTCGAAAAAATGAACAAGACAACTTTTCTATACTCACTGAAATCAGTGCAATTACAGATTTTCTTTGCCATGTACATAACAAATTAAATGTGAATATCTGTACAGATTTAGAAGAAATCAAATATTTTTATTATTGGAAAAATTTTGCCGATGCCTCATTTATGCCAAATTTAGCATTAAAACAGATCTTTGCACAAATCGTGCAATATACACCTTTTCCTGTGCGTTTGATTGCCAAGTTTTTTAAATATGCTTTTGATCAAAACTATTTAAATGCCGCCCTACAACAACAAATGCAATTGATTAATCAACATTTACAACAGCATACATGGATGGCAGGCGCACAGTTCAGTAATGCTGATATTTTAATGTGGTTTCCTTTATCTGCATGTCAGCAATTAAGTAATGGTTTTCAAAGTTTTGAAGCTATTAATACCTATTTAACACGAATAGAAAGTAGACCCGCCTTTCAAACCGCATGCTTGAAAGGGCAATGGTCTACTTCAGTATTTAAAAATTATTGGTCGAAAGCCAATTAA
- a CDS encoding NTF2 fold immunity protein, which yields MDTNKAKFVLESFISEMRLWEIKWGKVFDEDNQAIFSDDNLNLRRTELLMVYNKYLSEKVLSLEQSRTMALPFSMPPEYNQEIYKEDTINQIQISFEVNKNGDKYRIYYLIFEKNLWKIDKMKILELNWKTSRQLF from the coding sequence ATGGATACCAATAAAGCTAAATTTGTATTGGAGAGTTTTATTTCGGAAATGAGGTTGTGGGAGATTAAATGGGGAAAAGTTTTTGATGAGGATAATCAAGCAATTTTTAGCGACGATAATCTTAACCTTCGACGTACTGAATTGTTAATGGTTTATAATAAATATTTGTCAGAAAAAGTACTCTCTTTAGAGCAATCTAGAACAATGGCGCTTCCTTTTAGTATGCCTCCTGAATATAACCAAGAGATTTATAAAGAAGATACAATTAATCAAATTCAGATCAGTTTTGAGGTAAATAAAAATGGTGATAAATACCGAATTTACTATTTAATTTTTGAAAAAAATCTATGGAAAATCGATAAAATGAAAATATTAGAATTAAATTGGAAAACGAGCAGACAATTATTTTAA
- a CDS encoding NADP-dependent malic enzyme, which translates to MDDQSLKQQALYYHEFPNPGKISVTPSKQLVNQHDLALAYSPGVAAPCLEIEKDPSKAALYTARGNLVAVVSNGTAVLGLGNIGPLASKPVMEGKGVLFKKFAGVDVFDIEIAENDPDKIVDIVAALEPTFGGINLEDIKAPECFYIEQKLRERMNIPVFHDDQHGTSIIVGSALLNALKINGKKIEEIKIVASGAGAAALSCLDLLCAIGAKKENIIVADSRGLLTNKREGLDESKKRYVQDIEASQIADVITGADMFLGLSAAGILTKAMVKEMAADPIIFALANPDPEILPEHAHEVRPDVIMATGRSDYPNQVNNALCFPYIFRGALDVGATTINEEMKIACVHAIARMAHVEADAATYGEKSASFGRDYLIPRPLDQRLILEIAPAVAQAAMDSGVATRPIEDFSVYRQRLSEFVYNSAFMMKPIFAQAKTDPKRIAYAEGEDLRVLRAVQIAIDESLAKPILVGRTAVIEANIKKLGLRLENGVNITIVDQEKNPHYEQFADDYYEIMKRKGVTPEYAQRESRRRSTLIAAMLVKHGIADGMLCGTYASYDIHLDFVRNIIGQQEGMNNFFTLNALMLEDRNLFIADTYVNTNPTAEQLAEMTILAAEEVRRFGMTPRVALLSHSSFGSDPHDASAQKMRKVFEILTEIAPELEVEGEMHGDAALDENIRHFAFPNSRFKGSANLLIMPNLDAANISFNLLKSTSGNNVTIGPILLGAAKPVHILTPTATTRRLVNMTALTVAEIQQFRG; encoded by the coding sequence ATGGACGATCAATCACTAAAACAGCAAGCCCTTTATTATCATGAATTTCCAAACCCTGGAAAAATCAGTGTTACTCCAAGTAAGCAACTGGTCAACCAACATGATCTAGCATTGGCTTATTCTCCAGGTGTTGCAGCGCCTTGCTTAGAAATTGAAAAGGATCCATCGAAAGCAGCACTCTATACTGCACGTGGAAACTTGGTTGCTGTGGTGAGTAACGGTACTGCGGTTTTAGGTTTAGGAAATATTGGACCATTAGCATCTAAACCCGTCATGGAAGGGAAAGGCGTATTATTTAAAAAATTCGCTGGTGTCGATGTATTTGATATCGAAATTGCTGAAAATGATCCAGACAAAATTGTAGATATCGTTGCTGCGTTAGAACCGACATTTGGTGGTATCAACCTCGAAGACATTAAAGCGCCAGAATGTTTTTATATTGAGCAAAAATTACGTGAACGCATGAATATTCCTGTGTTCCATGATGATCAACATGGTACATCTATCATTGTCGGTTCCGCATTACTAAATGCTTTAAAAATCAATGGTAAAAAAATTGAAGAGATTAAAATCGTGGCTTCAGGTGCAGGTGCTGCTGCCCTCTCTTGCTTAGATTTACTTTGTGCTATTGGTGCGAAAAAAGAAAATATCATCGTTGCAGACTCTCGTGGTTTATTGACCAACAAACGTGAAGGCTTGGATGAGTCTAAAAAGCGTTATGTACAAGACATTGAAGCTTCACAAATTGCTGATGTCATTACTGGTGCAGACATGTTCTTAGGACTTTCTGCTGCTGGTATCTTAACCAAAGCAATGGTGAAGGAAATGGCTGCCGACCCAATTATCTTTGCATTGGCAAACCCAGATCCTGAGATTTTACCTGAACATGCACATGAGGTACGCCCTGATGTGATCATGGCAACTGGGCGTTCAGATTATCCAAACCAAGTTAATAACGCGCTTTGTTTCCCATATATCTTCCGTGGTGCATTAGATGTTGGTGCAACAACCATTAATGAAGAAATGAAAATTGCATGTGTACATGCAATTGCACGTATGGCGCATGTTGAAGCAGATGCGGCAACTTATGGTGAAAAATCTGCATCATTTGGTCGTGACTATTTGATTCCTCGCCCATTGGATCAACGTTTAATTTTAGAGATTGCCCCAGCAGTTGCACAAGCAGCAATGGATTCAGGTGTTGCAACACGTCCAATCGAAGATTTTTCAGTATATCGTCAACGTTTGTCTGAGTTTGTTTACAACTCTGCGTTCATGATGAAACCGATCTTTGCACAAGCGAAAACAGACCCTAAACGTATTGCTTATGCTGAAGGTGAAGATTTACGTGTATTACGTGCAGTACAAATTGCGATAGACGAAAGTTTGGCAAAACCAATTCTTGTTGGTCGTACAGCAGTCATTGAAGCCAATATCAAAAAACTAGGTTTGCGTTTGGAAAATGGTGTCAATATCACCATCGTGGATCAAGAAAAAAATCCACATTATGAACAGTTTGCTGATGATTATTATGAAATCATGAAGCGCAAAGGTGTAACACCTGAATATGCACAACGTGAATCTCGTCGTCGTTCTACCCTGATTGCAGCAATGTTAGTAAAACACGGCATTGCCGATGGTATGTTATGTGGTACTTACGCAAGCTATGATATTCACTTAGATTTTGTGCGCAATATCATTGGTCAACAAGAAGGAATGAACAACTTCTTTACACTGAATGCATTGATGCTTGAAGATCGTAATTTATTTATTGCTGATACCTACGTAAATACCAATCCAACAGCAGAACAACTGGCTGAAATGACAATTTTGGCGGCTGAAGAAGTCCGCCGTTTTGGTATGACCCCACGTGTTGCGCTACTTTCTCACTCAAGTTTTGGCTCAGATCCACATGATGCGAGCGCACAAAAAATGCGTAAAGTATTTGAAATCTTGACAGAGATTGCACCTGAACTTGAAGTTGAAGGTGAAATGCATGGTGATGCAGCACTTGATGAAAATATTCGTCATTTTGCGTTCCCTAACTCGCGCTTTAAAGGGTCTGCAAACTTATTGATCATGCCAAATCTTGATGCTGCAAATATTTCATTTAATTTATTGAAATCCACATCAGGAAATAACGTCACCATTGGTCCAATTTTGCTTGGTGCAGCAAAACCTGTGCATATTTTAACACCTACTGCGACAACACGTCGTTTAGTCAATATGACCGCATTAACTGTTGCTGAAATCCAACAATTTCGTGGTTAA
- a CDS encoding YiiX family permuted papain-like enzyme, translating to MRQLIYKIFYLIAFLSCGHVYAAALQTGDIIFHTSKSTQSQVIQLATHSPYSHMGMVVNKNGKLWVLEAIQPVKYTAFEAWVSRGVQQKYVVKRLYKNLNLQQQIALQKQAEQYLAKPYDLYFEWNDQAIYCSELVWKAYKNALGIELAPLQQLKDFDLKHAKVKALMQQRYTKSIPLQEQVISPKALFDSKLLKTIKVH from the coding sequence GTGAGACAATTAATTTATAAAATATTTTATCTGATTGCATTTTTAAGTTGTGGTCATGTGTATGCTGCCGCATTACAAACGGGTGATATTATTTTCCATACTTCAAAGTCTACACAAAGTCAGGTGATTCAACTGGCAACACATTCTCCTTATAGTCATATGGGAATGGTGGTCAATAAAAATGGTAAATTATGGGTGTTAGAAGCGATTCAACCTGTGAAATATACTGCATTTGAAGCTTGGGTAAGTCGTGGTGTCCAACAAAAATATGTCGTAAAAAGACTATATAAAAATTTGAATCTACAACAACAAATTGCTTTACAGAAGCAAGCTGAACAATATCTTGCTAAACCTTATGATCTTTATTTTGAATGGAATGATCAGGCGATTTATTGCTCTGAACTGGTGTGGAAAGCCTATAAAAATGCTTTAGGAATCGAGCTAGCTCCTTTACAACAATTGAAAGATTTTGATCTGAAACATGCTAAAGTGAAAGCATTGATGCAACAACGTTATACTAAAAGTATTCCTTTACAAGAACAGGTGATTAGTCCAAAAGCATTATTTGATTCAAAACTATTAAAGACCATTAAAGTGCATTGA
- a CDS encoding NADH:flavin oxidoreductase/NADH oxidase family protein, producing the protein MNHIAEALIIRNIPFKNRIIKGAMSEALANRAGQPNKLHLGLYDAWGKGGLGCAITGNVMVDWRAKNEPGVVVIETERDLAKFTEWANVGKQYGMVQLVQLSHPGRQCPKGLNKETVAPSAVPFSPLLATTFGTPRALEEGEILDIIARFAEAARISEKAGFEGVQLHGAHGYLISQFLSPLTNKRQDQWGGSIENRMRFLLEIYKAVRAKTSENFIISVKLNSADFQRGGITEEEVIQVFKAIDAAGIDIIEVSGGTYEAPAMAGAKADQRKASTIAREAYFLDFAEKIRKEVKCHLMVTGGFRTAKGMNAALDSGACEFIGIARPLAVETDVSNRLIAGHDVRYAVEQIKTGIPFVDKMAIMEILWYAAQFKAIGEGKKPNPNLSPLKVFLNYAKNNIKAIIQGRVNSRKSA; encoded by the coding sequence ATGAATCATATTGCAGAAGCACTAATTATCCGAAACATCCCATTTAAAAACCGTATTATCAAAGGTGCAATGAGTGAAGCTTTGGCAAACCGTGCAGGCCAGCCGAATAAATTACATCTGGGCTTATATGATGCATGGGGCAAAGGTGGTTTAGGGTGTGCCATTACAGGCAATGTTATGGTGGACTGGCGAGCTAAAAATGAACCAGGTGTGGTGGTTATTGAAACTGAACGTGATTTAGCCAAATTTACAGAATGGGCAAATGTTGGAAAGCAATATGGTATGGTGCAGTTAGTACAACTGTCACATCCAGGTCGTCAATGTCCGAAGGGTTTAAATAAAGAAACAGTTGCACCCTCTGCTGTACCTTTTAGCCCATTACTTGCAACAACTTTTGGTACACCACGTGCTTTAGAAGAGGGAGAAATTTTAGATATTATTGCTCGCTTTGCTGAGGCGGCACGGATTAGTGAAAAAGCCGGTTTTGAAGGTGTGCAATTACATGGTGCACATGGTTATCTGATCAGTCAGTTTTTATCCCCATTAACCAATAAGCGTCAAGATCAATGGGGCGGTTCGATTGAAAATCGTATGCGTTTCTTATTAGAAATCTACAAAGCAGTACGTGCCAAGACGTCTGAAAATTTTATTATTTCTGTGAAACTCAACTCTGCAGATTTCCAACGAGGAGGGATTACGGAAGAAGAAGTTATCCAAGTATTTAAGGCGATTGATGCAGCAGGTATTGATATTATTGAAGTATCAGGTGGGACATATGAAGCCCCAGCAATGGCAGGTGCGAAAGCGGACCAACGTAAGGCGAGTACCATTGCGCGTGAAGCATATTTCTTAGATTTTGCTGAAAAAATTCGTAAGGAAGTAAAGTGTCATTTAATGGTAACGGGTGGCTTCCGTACAGCAAAGGGTATGAATGCAGCATTAGACAGTGGTGCGTGTGAGTTTATTGGAATTGCACGTCCATTAGCAGTGGAAACTGATGTGAGTAATCGTTTAATCGCAGGACATGATGTGCGTTATGCGGTAGAGCAGATTAAAACAGGTATTCCTTTTGTGGATAAAATGGCGATTATGGAAATTCTTTGGTATGCAGCACAGTTCAAAGCGATTGGTGAAGGTAAAAAACCAAATCCGAACTTATCGCCACTCAAAGTATTTTTGAATTATGCTAAAAACAATATAAAAGCCATTATTCAAGGACGTGTCAATTCACGTAAGTCGGCTTAA
- a CDS encoding multifunctional CCA addition/repair protein, producing MQVYLVGGAVRDHLLGHPYHEKDYVVVGATPEQLLAQGYQPVGKDFPVFLHPETKDEYALARTERKSGQGYHGFEFYTDPAVTLEEDLIRRDLTINAIAMDAEGQVFDPYHGQDDLNNKILRHVSIAFAEDPLRVLRVARFAARYAQYGFTIADETIALMRQLAESGELEALTPERVWKETSRALLESHADVYFEVLRECGALKVLFPEIDALFGVPQRPEYHPEIDCGIHTLLSLQQACKANYSLDVRFAVLVHDLGKALTPKEELPRHIQHEERGIEPVTAICDRLKVPTQTKQLALVVCKEHLKCHQAFTLKAGTLWRLLQRLDVLRRPERVEAFLQACECDAKGRLGMQDRDYPQAEFLLKIMQRVRTIKASDLPPEVKGADIGEMLIQKRIEAIAQLKHELRHHTHTP from the coding sequence ATGCAAGTTTATTTAGTAGGCGGTGCCGTCAGAGATCATTTACTCGGACATCCCTATCACGAAAAAGATTATGTTGTTGTCGGTGCAACACCTGAACAACTTCTTGCTCAAGGTTATCAACCTGTGGGTAAGGACTTCCCTGTGTTTTTGCATCCTGAAACCAAAGATGAATATGCACTTGCCCGTACCGAGCGTAAGTCAGGACAGGGCTATCATGGATTTGAGTTCTATACTGATCCAGCCGTGACCCTAGAAGAAGATTTAATACGTCGTGATCTCACAATTAATGCCATCGCTATGGATGCAGAGGGTCAAGTATTTGATCCTTATCATGGTCAAGATGATCTAAATAATAAAATTCTTCGTCATGTATCAATCGCCTTTGCGGAAGATCCATTGCGAGTATTACGCGTTGCTCGCTTTGCTGCGCGTTATGCTCAGTATGGTTTTACTATTGCAGACGAAACCATAGCGTTAATGCGTCAACTCGCAGAATCAGGAGAATTAGAAGCGCTAACACCTGAACGGGTCTGGAAAGAAACCTCACGTGCCTTGTTAGAATCTCATGCCGATGTGTATTTTGAAGTATTACGTGAATGTGGTGCTTTAAAAGTTTTATTTCCTGAAATTGATGCCCTGTTTGGTGTACCACAACGTCCTGAATATCATCCTGAAATCGACTGTGGTATTCATACACTGTTGTCATTACAACAAGCCTGTAAAGCTAACTATTCTTTGGATGTGCGCTTTGCTGTACTTGTACATGACCTGGGTAAAGCACTCACGCCAAAAGAGGAATTACCTCGACATATTCAACATGAAGAGCGTGGTATTGAACCTGTGACTGCGATTTGTGATCGTTTAAAAGTACCCACTCAAACCAAACAACTTGCGCTTGTGGTGTGTAAAGAGCATTTGAAATGTCATCAGGCTTTTACGTTGAAAGCAGGAACTTTATGGCGTTTGTTACAGCGTTTGGATGTATTGCGTCGTCCTGAGCGTGTAGAAGCATTTTTACAGGCTTGTGAATGTGATGCTAAAGGTCGTTTGGGCATGCAAGATCGTGACTATCCTCAGGCTGAGTTTTTATTAAAAATTATGCAACGGGTTCGCACCATTAAAGCATCTGACCTTCCCCCTGAAGTCAAAGGCGCAGATATCGGTGAGATGCTAATTCAGAAGAGGATTGAAGCGATTGCACAGTTAAAGCATGAGTTGAGGCATCATACGCATACTCCTTAA
- a CDS encoding putative bifunctional diguanylate cyclase/phosphodiesterase, whose protein sequence is MAGYITHKLHHKLGLITFERSKLLLQAKQQTFDNNQLQNKLKHEIEKSIHIKNELLLNNQLLEQKVKERTYDIKQINDRLENHQANLAFAHETAGINSWLWNIEKRTIEIFDTKNKILFNHIDEYHLQIDSLIHPDDLENYQHLMRQHLRGRTERFEAKYRIKRNDQWCWIQDTGKVIARHPISFKPIRMVGIHRDIQKEKSDQEQLKLAANVFEQVAQGVFVLDNNLCYLEVNPYFEKLIGYHQSDLLGKHLFDITVNNKKEIIEEHFDITKKLVAEREYDAELQIEFLTGKHLTLWLHINAITDEKNKIINYVGIITDLTERRKQEQRVSYLENYDLLTDLPNRFYFNLQLHHYLTDPNNILQNLAVIRINIDRFRSFNEFASTQAGDILLQKIAQRLRQACPDALLISYLNNDDYAMIYNYGQNKKTIHQTAKSILKAFESPFMIHNNEHFISISIGIALYPEHGRQVDTLNSHAEQALAEAKSLGGNTAYLYSNKNARLIQQNINLEGDLRQALKNKELLVYYQPKICTQTEKIYGFEALIRWQHPKLGLITPDLFLPIAEESSLITEIGRFVLFETCKQIRIWQDLNFDYLRVSVNIVAQQIHRGELIQDIDQALNMYKISGDMLELEITESSLIAKSDNVLNLLQQIKQRHISISLDDFGTGYSSLAYLTNYPIDTLKIDKIFISKIEQEKDQAIVSAIIAMGKAMGMSVIAEGVETIEQINFLKKHGCHILQGYYYSKPLTAQECLDYLTKFKLASVYRV, encoded by the coding sequence TTGGCAGGATACATTACCCATAAACTACACCATAAATTAGGGCTAATTACCTTTGAACGCAGTAAGCTTTTACTCCAAGCCAAACAACAAACTTTCGATAACAATCAACTTCAAAATAAATTAAAACATGAAATAGAAAAATCAATTCACATTAAAAATGAGCTATTATTAAATAATCAGTTATTAGAGCAAAAAGTAAAAGAACGGACTTATGATATTAAACAAATCAATGATCGTTTAGAAAATCATCAAGCCAATTTAGCTTTTGCCCATGAAACAGCAGGAATTAATTCATGGCTGTGGAATATCGAAAAACGTACAATTGAAATATTTGATACAAAAAATAAAATTTTATTTAACCATATTGATGAATATCACCTTCAAATTGATTCTTTAATTCATCCAGATGATTTGGAAAACTATCAACATTTAATGCGGCAACACTTACGAGGTAGAACCGAGCGTTTTGAAGCCAAATATCGAATTAAAAGAAATGATCAATGGTGTTGGATTCAAGATACTGGTAAAGTGATTGCTCGTCATCCTATTTCCTTTAAGCCTATACGGATGGTGGGAATTCATCGTGATATTCAAAAAGAAAAATCTGATCAAGAACAATTAAAATTGGCAGCAAATGTTTTTGAACAAGTGGCTCAAGGTGTTTTTGTCCTTGACAATAATTTATGTTATTTAGAAGTAAATCCTTATTTTGAAAAGCTTATTGGTTATCATCAAAGCGATTTATTAGGTAAACATTTATTTGATATTACAGTGAATAATAAAAAAGAAATTATAGAAGAACATTTCGATATTACTAAAAAGTTGGTCGCCGAAAGAGAATACGATGCTGAGTTGCAAATTGAATTTCTAACAGGTAAACATTTAACTTTATGGTTACATATTAATGCAATTACCGATGAGAAAAATAAAATCATTAATTATGTTGGTATTATCACTGATTTAACGGAACGAAGAAAACAAGAACAACGTGTCTCTTATTTAGAAAATTACGATTTATTAACTGATTTACCTAACCGTTTTTATTTTAATTTGCAGTTACATCATTATTTAACCGACCCAAATAATATACTGCAAAATCTTGCAGTCATCCGCATCAATATAGATCGCTTTAGATCTTTTAATGAGTTTGCAAGTACGCAAGCAGGGGATATTTTATTACAAAAAATTGCACAACGTTTAAGACAAGCTTGTCCTGATGCTTTATTGATATCCTATTTAAATAACGATGACTATGCGATGATTTATAATTATGGTCAAAATAAAAAAACCATACATCAAACAGCTAAAAGTATTTTAAAAGCGTTTGAAAGTCCATTTATGATTCATAATAATGAACACTTTATTTCTATTTCAATTGGAATTGCGCTTTATCCTGAACATGGACGTCAAGTTGATACATTAAATAGTCATGCAGAACAAGCATTAGCGGAAGCCAAAAGTCTAGGGGGAAACACAGCCTATCTGTATAGCAACAAAAATGCACGACTTATCCAACAAAATATCAATTTAGAAGGCGACCTGAGACAAGCACTTAAAAACAAAGAACTCCTTGTGTATTATCAGCCAAAAATTTGTACACAGACTGAAAAGATTTATGGTTTTGAAGCCTTGATTCGCTGGCAACATCCGAAACTTGGTTTGATTACTCCTGATCTATTTTTACCAATTGCAGAAGAGTCAAGCTTAATTACTGAGATTGGACGATTTGTTCTATTTGAAACCTGTAAACAAATCCGAATTTGGCAAGACTTAAATTTTGACTATCTGCGTGTTTCAGTCAATATTGTTGCACAACAAATCCATCGGGGTGAGTTGATTCAGGATATTGATCAAGCATTGAATATGTATAAAATTTCAGGAGATATGCTCGAACTTGAAATTACAGAATCCTCATTAATCGCAAAATCTGACAATGTACTTAACCTATTACAGCAAATTAAACAACGTCATATTTCAATTTCTTTAGATGATTTTGGTACAGGGTATTCTTCTTTAGCTTATTTAACCAACTACCCAATTGATACTTTAAAAATTGATAAAATATTTATTTCAAAAATTGAACAAGAAAAAGACCAAGCCATCGTCAGCGCGATTATTGCAATGGGTAAAGCCATGGGAATGAGTGTTATCGCAGAAGGTGTTGAAACGATTGAACAAATAAATTTCCTAAAAAAACATGGTTGTCATATTTTACAGGGATATTATTATTCAAAACCTTTGACTGCACAGGAATGTCTTGATTATCTTACCAAATTCAAACTTGCGTCAGTTTATCGTGTTTGA
- a CDS encoding 16S rRNA (uracil(1498)-N(3))-methyltransferase encodes MPRFYIETDLAVEATVALTETVFHHWVKVLRAQVGEKATLFNGQGGEYEVTLTDIAKKSAFVYVEAFNPDNRTPHFTTLLGQVMSKGDRMDYAIQKAVELGVSNIQLLTSERCEMRLKYDRDQKKLEHWQGIAIAACEQCGMNIVPQILAPLSLEKWLASELPITKLVLAPNKEQLDVLADVTTKIALLIGPEGGLSESEIQQANQVGFNNWCIGERVLRTETAPVVALSILNYKFP; translated from the coding sequence ATGCCCCGTTTTTATATTGAAACTGATTTAGCTGTTGAAGCTACGGTTGCACTAACTGAAACAGTTTTTCATCATTGGGTCAAAGTTTTACGCGCACAAGTGGGTGAAAAAGCCACTTTGTTCAATGGGCAAGGTGGTGAATATGAAGTGACATTAACAGACATTGCAAAAAAATCAGCTTTTGTTTATGTTGAGGCATTTAATCCCGATAATCGTACACCTCACTTCACCACCTTACTTGGACAAGTGATGAGTAAGGGTGATCGTATGGATTATGCAATTCAAAAAGCTGTTGAACTCGGTGTTTCCAATATCCAGCTTTTGACTTCTGAGCGCTGTGAAATGCGTCTCAAATATGACCGTGATCAAAAAAAATTAGAGCACTGGCAAGGTATTGCTATCGCAGCTTGTGAACAATGCGGTATGAATATAGTGCCACAAATATTAGCTCCATTAAGCTTAGAAAAATGGCTTGCCTCTGAGCTACCTATTACTAAGCTTGTACTTGCACCCAACAAAGAACAACTGGATGTACTGGCAGATGTAACTACAAAAATCGCATTATTGATTGGACCTGAGGGTGGATTAAGTGAATCAGAGATCCAACAAGCCAACCAAGTCGGATTTAACAATTGGTGTATTGGCGAGCGTGTGCTAAGAACTGAAACTGCGCCTGTGGTCGCTCTTTCTATTTTAAACTATAAGTTTCCGTAG
- the metF gene encoding methylenetetrahydrofolate reductase [NAD(P)H] has protein sequence MSKQIPISFEFFPTKTDAGAEKLRVVHQELQLLKPEFFSVTYGAGGSTRERTLSTLNDFNGKGTPVAPHLSCIGDSKERIAELLDLYQSQGIDRIVALRGDLPSGQVGLGELPYATDLVRFIREHSGDHFHIEVAAYPEMHPQADSFDKDIQRFCDKIRAGANAALTQFFFNPDAYFYFVDRIQKEGIDIPVAPGIMPITNASNLIRFADGTGAEIPRWIRKQLATYGDDSASIKAFGHEVVVKLCERLIAGGAPSLHFYTMNHTEPNRQLVLDLGLA, from the coding sequence ATGTCTAAACAGATTCCAATTTCTTTTGAGTTTTTCCCAACAAAAACCGATGCAGGTGCAGAAAAACTCAGAGTTGTTCATCAAGAACTTCAACTGCTTAAGCCAGAATTTTTCTCTGTAACTTATGGCGCAGGCGGTTCAACCCGTGAACGCACCTTGTCGACATTAAATGACTTCAACGGTAAAGGTACACCTGTTGCCCCTCATCTGTCTTGTATTGGTGACAGTAAAGAACGTATTGCTGAATTACTTGATCTATATCAGTCACAAGGCATTGACCGTATTGTCGCACTTCGCGGTGACTTACCATCAGGTCAGGTGGGTTTAGGTGAACTTCCCTATGCAACGGATTTAGTTCGCTTTATCCGTGAACACTCAGGTGATCATTTTCATATCGAAGTTGCTGCATATCCTGAGATGCACCCTCAAGCAGACAGCTTTGATAAAGATATTCAACGCTTTTGTGATAAAATTCGCGCAGGTGCAAATGCCGCGTTGACTCAATTCTTCTTCAATCCAGATGCGTACTTTTACTTTGTAGATCGCATTCAAAAAGAAGGAATTGATATTCCTGTTGCACCAGGCATTATGCCGATTACCAATGCAAGCAATCTGATTCGCTTTGCTGATGGTACAGGTGCTGAGATTCCACGCTGGATTCGTAAGCAACTGGCAACTTATGGTGATGATTCTGCAAGTATCAAAGCCTTTGGTCATGAAGTTGTGGTGAAACTTTGTGAACGCTTAATTGCTGGTGGCGCACCAAGTTTACATTTTTACACCATGAACCATACTGAACCAAATCGCCAACTTGTCCTTGATCTTGGTTTAGCATAA